One Yimella lutea DNA window includes the following coding sequences:
- a CDS encoding HNH endonuclease signature motif containing protein, which translates to MTTDESFEALSEGMHDSYPGEAAACAAVVSDALAAVIRLAQLTDNLTDAELTAAMRSLALVHQPTEAAMVSIASDAIERGAVYRSTAADATQWVRRLSTGESATAVLSADTVSAAGPLVPVDEPGSASADDVDEPWQCGLEPSHASRIAKIADAVRSPLNKPLADALQSGRTNTTIAKTCLDNIDKIRAVIPTASREEIYGWLLTLDVGAGAKTVRELTKSILAQYGDEVLDQAEDEHQRVESLSWSDEPNGMVRFTADLSPDHAEQLKQAVDSLAGPSPKSACCDDPHHRHTPGPDGTSQKTGEPDLRSAGKRRADALVLLLGLGAEAVDADREIKHRGSATLVVTVDFLVLAGILAGLGISDTGTGVTPDTVRQLACDAKILPIVLGSKNQPLNIGRKKRLVEDELRRAVIHRDKHCTYAGCDRPPVMCDVHHVESWWAGGDTSLANSALLCNTHHRIVHRDHLTATVTDTGVTWHYAHTETAVA; encoded by the coding sequence ATGACCACCGACGAATCGTTCGAGGCGTTGTCCGAAGGCATGCACGACTCGTATCCGGGTGAAGCTGCCGCCTGCGCGGCAGTGGTGTCGGACGCGTTGGCCGCGGTGATCCGGCTGGCGCAGTTGACCGACAACCTCACTGATGCCGAACTCACTGCGGCGATGAGATCACTCGCACTGGTGCACCAACCGACCGAAGCAGCCATGGTGAGCATCGCGTCCGACGCGATCGAGCGTGGTGCGGTGTACCGGTCAACAGCGGCTGATGCGACACAGTGGGTGCGGCGGCTGTCGACCGGCGAGTCCGCCACCGCTGTGTTGAGTGCCGACACCGTCTCTGCTGCAGGGCCGCTCGTGCCGGTCGACGAACCTGGCTCCGCCTCCGCCGATGATGTGGACGAGCCGTGGCAGTGCGGTCTCGAACCCTCCCACGCCTCCCGGATCGCGAAGATCGCCGACGCCGTCCGCTCCCCGCTCAACAAACCGTTGGCAGATGCATTGCAGTCGGGGCGGACCAACACCACCATCGCGAAAACCTGCCTCGACAACATCGACAAAATCCGGGCAGTCATCCCGACCGCGAGCCGCGAGGAGATCTACGGCTGGTTGCTCACCCTCGACGTCGGAGCCGGCGCGAAAACCGTCCGGGAACTCACCAAGAGCATCCTCGCCCAGTACGGCGACGAGGTCCTCGACCAGGCTGAGGACGAGCACCAACGCGTCGAATCACTGTCCTGGTCGGACGAACCGAACGGGATGGTGAGGTTCACCGCCGACCTGTCGCCCGATCACGCCGAACAGTTGAAGCAGGCCGTCGACTCGCTCGCCGGACCATCACCGAAATCAGCGTGTTGCGATGATCCGCACCACCGGCACACCCCGGGCCCAGACGGCACGTCACAGAAGACCGGTGAGCCCGACCTCAGGAGCGCCGGGAAGCGTCGCGCAGACGCCCTGGTGTTGCTGCTGGGTCTCGGCGCCGAAGCCGTCGACGCAGACCGGGAGATCAAACACCGCGGATCCGCCACGTTGGTCGTCACGGTCGACTTCCTCGTCCTCGCCGGGATCCTCGCCGGCCTCGGGATCAGCGACACCGGCACCGGCGTCACCCCCGACACCGTCCGACAACTCGCCTGCGACGCGAAGATCCTGCCGATCGTCCTCGGATCGAAGAACCAACCCCTCAACATCGGCCGCAAGAAACGCTTGGTGGAAGACGAACTACGACGAGCCGTGATCCACCGCGACAAACACTGCACCTACGCCGGGTGCGACCGACCACCGGTCATGTGCGACGTCCACCACGTCGAATCCTGGTGGGCCGGCGGCGACACCTCGTTGGCGAACAGTGCCCTGCTGTGCAACACCCACCACCGCATAGTCCACCGCGACCACCTCACCGCCACCGTCACCGACACCGGCGTCACCTGGCACTACGCCCACACCGAGACCGCAGTCGCGTGA
- a CDS encoding YciI family protein, giving the protein MTEYMVLIVGDADRWWTTMTAEERKHGYEQYSLFSKSLVERGHKITGGAELHASTEAKHLPPGTTTETIGGYYLVEATDLDQAVAWCELLPDCYSLEIRPVVDIDVSA; this is encoded by the coding sequence ATGACCGAGTACATGGTGCTGATCGTCGGCGACGCCGACCGCTGGTGGACGACGATGACGGCTGAGGAGCGCAAACACGGCTACGAGCAGTACAGCCTGTTCAGCAAGTCGCTGGTCGAGCGCGGCCACAAGATCACCGGCGGCGCTGAACTGCACGCCTCCACCGAGGCGAAGCATCTGCCGCCGGGCACGACGACCGAGACGATCGGCGGCTACTACCTGGTGGAGGCGACCGATCTCGACCAAGCGGTGGCGTGGTGCGAACTGCTGCCGGACTGCTACAGCCTGGAGATCAGGCCGGTCGTCGACATCGACGTCTCGGCGTAG
- the fbaA gene encoding class II fructose-bisphosphate aldolase: MPIATPEVYADMLDRAKREGFAYPAINVSSSQTLNAALRGFADAGSDGIIQVSTGGAEYLSGPTVKDMVAGSLAFATFAQEVAKNYDVNIALHTDHCPKDKLDGFVRPLIAASTERVKNGGLPYFQSHMWDGSAVPLDENLSIARELLDLCEAANIVLEIEVGVVGGEEDGVAHEINDKLYSTPEDAIATAKALGVGENGYYMTALTFGNVHGVYKPGNVKLRPEVLKKAQDAVKAEFNTSTDKPFHLVFHGGSGSTAEEIKEAVSYGVVKMNVDTDTQYAFTRPVAGWMLGNYDGVLKIDGEVGNKKQYDPRAWGKAAEAGMAERIVEACENLGSAGTHK, encoded by the coding sequence ATGCCCATCGCAACACCCGAGGTGTACGCCGACATGCTCGACCGCGCCAAGCGGGAGGGTTTCGCGTACCCGGCGATCAACGTCAGCAGCAGCCAGACACTGAACGCGGCACTGCGCGGATTTGCCGACGCCGGTAGCGACGGCATCATCCAGGTCTCCACCGGTGGCGCCGAGTACCTGTCCGGCCCGACGGTCAAGGACATGGTCGCCGGTTCGCTCGCGTTCGCGACCTTCGCGCAGGAAGTCGCGAAGAACTACGACGTCAACATCGCGCTGCACACCGACCACTGCCCGAAGGACAAGCTGGACGGCTTCGTCCGCCCGCTGATCGCGGCGTCCACGGAGCGGGTCAAGAACGGCGGTCTGCCCTACTTCCAGTCACACATGTGGGACGGCTCGGCCGTGCCGCTGGACGAGAACCTCTCGATCGCGCGCGAACTGCTCGACCTGTGCGAGGCCGCGAACATCGTCCTGGAGATCGAGGTCGGTGTCGTCGGCGGCGAGGAGGACGGCGTGGCCCACGAGATCAACGACAAGCTGTACTCCACGCCCGAGGACGCTATCGCCACTGCGAAGGCGCTCGGCGTCGGCGAGAACGGTTACTACATGACCGCGCTCACCTTCGGCAACGTCCACGGCGTCTACAAGCCGGGCAACGTGAAACTGCGCCCCGAGGTGCTGAAGAAGGCCCAGGACGCGGTCAAGGCCGAGTTCAACACCTCGACGGACAAGCCGTTCCACCTGGTCTTCCACGGGGGCTCGGGCTCGACCGCCGAAGAGATCAAGGAAGCGGTCTCTTACGGGGTCGTGAAGATGAATGTCGACACCGACACCCAGTACGCGTTCACCCGTCCGGTGGCCGGTTGGATGCTCGGCAACTACGATGGCGTGCTGAAGATCGACGGCGAGGTCGGCAACAAGAAGCAGTACGACCCGCGTGCCTGGGGCAAGGCGGCCGAGGCCGGCATGGCCGAGCGCATCGTCGAAGCCTGCGAGAACCTCGGCTCGGCCGGAACCCACAAGTGA
- a CDS encoding RNA polymerase sigma factor, whose protein sequence is MSLEQIHRDEWGRLLALLVAHSRRLDLAEDALAEAFEQAARVWPGDGTPTNPAGWLMTTAKRRIADRVRAEAIAARKQPLLAIDERNRMQDNDRGDELLRLVLLAAHPALAPEAGAALTLRLVLGVPTGDIAKLFLVSEPTMAARLTRARKKVIAAGIPLALPDARVLPGRLDTVAQVAYLAFTAGYAPGSGPDLVRVELAGEAIRLVRLMRSSSPVARASQSLTALLGLMLLQHSRRDARVGDAGELVRLPDQQRSTWHQHEIAEGLDLLGVLTGRETSPAIEIDGPVAASYLLQALIAAEHARAARAQDTDWVTIADLYRQLEELTGSPVVQLNRAVAVAQAGDLDAAMALADGLLTELPINHRLHAVRAEFLTRAGRTTQARDAYREAISLCANDVERSDLEQRLAFVVDPEGQ, encoded by the coding sequence ATGTCGCTCGAACAGATCCACCGCGACGAGTGGGGCCGACTGCTGGCCCTGCTCGTCGCGCACTCGCGCCGCCTCGACCTCGCCGAGGACGCGCTGGCCGAGGCGTTCGAACAGGCGGCGCGCGTCTGGCCGGGAGACGGCACTCCGACCAACCCGGCCGGCTGGCTGATGACGACCGCGAAGCGCCGGATCGCCGACCGGGTCAGGGCCGAGGCGATAGCCGCCCGCAAGCAGCCGTTGCTGGCGATCGACGAACGGAATCGCATGCAGGACAACGACCGTGGTGACGAGCTGCTGCGGCTGGTGCTGCTCGCGGCGCATCCGGCGCTCGCGCCCGAGGCAGGCGCCGCACTGACCCTCCGGCTCGTGCTCGGCGTGCCGACCGGCGACATCGCCAAACTCTTCCTGGTGAGTGAGCCGACGATGGCGGCGCGGCTGACTCGCGCGCGCAAGAAGGTCATCGCTGCGGGCATCCCGCTCGCCCTGCCTGACGCCCGGGTGCTGCCCGGACGTCTCGACACCGTGGCCCAAGTCGCCTATCTGGCGTTCACCGCCGGCTACGCACCCGGCAGCGGCCCCGACCTCGTGCGGGTCGAACTGGCCGGTGAGGCAATCCGATTGGTGCGGTTGATGCGTTCGAGCAGCCCGGTTGCCCGGGCGAGCCAGTCGCTCACCGCCCTGCTCGGACTCATGCTGCTGCAGCACTCCCGGCGCGACGCACGCGTGGGCGATGCCGGTGAGTTGGTGCGTCTGCCCGACCAGCAGCGTTCGACCTGGCACCAGCACGAGATCGCCGAGGGGCTCGACCTGCTCGGCGTGCTCACCGGACGGGAGACGTCACCTGCGATCGAGATCGACGGCCCGGTCGCGGCGTCCTACCTGCTGCAGGCGTTGATCGCCGCTGAGCATGCCCGGGCCGCCCGTGCACAAGACACCGACTGGGTGACGATCGCCGACCTCTACCGGCAACTCGAAGAGCTCACCGGGTCGCCGGTCGTGCAACTCAACCGGGCCGTCGCCGTGGCCCAAGCGGGCGACCTCGACGCCGCGATGGCGCTGGCCGACGGTCTGCTGACCGAACTGCCGATCAACCACCGACTGCACGCGGTGCGGGCGGAGTTCCTCACCCGTGCAGGGCGAACGACGCAAGCCCGGGACGCCTATCGCGAAGCGATCTCGTTGTGTGCCAACGATGTCGAGCGGTCAGACCTTGAGCAGCGACTCGCGTTCGTAGTTGACCCAGAAGGTCAGTAG
- a CDS encoding alpha/beta fold hydrolase, giving the protein MSRRLVASSLAAALFALVPNALPRSADAATTPGLRWAKCADVRTHQCARLSVPLDRNNPAAGSTTIAVERRRASVPSARVGAIFVNPGGPGEAATAKVDDFARMLGRKVTDRFDIVAVDPRGVGRSSQVSCTTRPGTTTPPSLEPGFPVTVAEARAQISHDDAVRAACRRTGGPLLQHMTTADDARDLDQVRALLGDRQLTFVGFSYGTVPGALDDVHNLYLALTGKQVSPAAAAATVDRQASPARQGFGLPGEVLDVTRQAVMCSDSLDPYDRWATWRAAAATRDRTRGFDAAGAWSNSLCTSWPGVGKGAYRGPFDRRPATPILFMNALYDPATSIVGARSAHAMSPGSRLVTGNKVGHLLLNDSACATRIRTNYLLTKALPAQDVARTDVRPLY; this is encoded by the coding sequence ATGTCCCGCCGCCTGGTTGCGAGTTCGCTCGCAGCCGCCCTGTTCGCCCTCGTGCCGAACGCACTGCCCCGATCGGCCGACGCCGCGACCACACCCGGTCTGCGCTGGGCGAAGTGTGCCGACGTGCGCACCCACCAGTGCGCGCGGTTGTCGGTGCCGCTCGACCGCAACAACCCGGCGGCAGGATCGACCACGATCGCGGTGGAGCGTCGGCGCGCCTCGGTGCCATCGGCTCGGGTCGGGGCAATCTTCGTCAACCCCGGCGGCCCCGGCGAGGCGGCCACCGCGAAGGTCGACGATTTCGCCCGCATGCTCGGCCGGAAGGTCACCGATCGGTTCGACATCGTCGCGGTCGACCCGCGCGGGGTCGGCCGGTCGAGCCAGGTCTCCTGCACGACCCGTCCGGGCACCACCACACCGCCGAGTCTCGAACCCGGTTTTCCGGTCACGGTCGCGGAGGCTCGCGCACAGATCAGCCACGACGACGCCGTACGGGCTGCTTGCCGGCGCACCGGCGGCCCCCTGCTGCAACACATGACCACGGCCGACGACGCCCGCGACCTGGATCAGGTTCGGGCCCTCCTGGGCGACCGGCAACTGACCTTCGTCGGGTTCTCCTACGGCACCGTGCCCGGCGCACTCGACGACGTGCACAACCTCTACCTCGCCCTCACCGGCAAGCAGGTCTCTCCCGCTGCGGCAGCGGCCACGGTCGACCGCCAGGCGTCGCCGGCGCGACAGGGCTTCGGGCTGCCCGGCGAGGTGCTCGACGTCACCCGGCAGGCGGTGATGTGCTCCGACTCGCTCGACCCGTACGACCGGTGGGCCACCTGGCGCGCGGCCGCGGCGACGCGCGATCGCACCCGTGGCTTCGACGCCGCCGGCGCCTGGAGCAACTCGCTGTGCACCAGCTGGCCCGGTGTCGGCAAGGGCGCCTATCGCGGACCGTTCGACCGGCGTCCGGCCACGCCGATCCTGTTCATGAACGCGCTCTACGACCCGGCGACCTCGATCGTCGGCGCCCGCTCGGCCCACGCGATGTCGCCCGGTTCGCGGCTGGTCACCGGCAACAAGGTCGGCCATCTGTTGCTCAACGACAGCGCATGCGCCACCCGGATCCGCACGAACTACCTGTTGACGAAGGCCTTGCCCGCCCAGGATGTCGCGCGCACCGACGTCCGGCCGCTCTACTGA
- a CDS encoding alpha/beta fold hydrolase, producing MVAAGEEVWLHVATCGEGPDVLVLSGGPGCVNYLSDETLAPHGFRAWFPDPRGVGRSGGGPHDMAQAILDLETIRHELGIAAWMVIGHSWGSDLAVRYALEQPARVKAVIGVAGHGLHRDREWSDAYEAGKSGEPSIAIDFVPEIHDSLWTSFPDWIHQPTLWRRLADTAVPMRFIGAGHDIRPNWPLRQLAALVPRGEFEFVPDVVHDFWHTDGQLWRATITDACTRYL from the coding sequence ATGGTCGCCGCTGGCGAAGAAGTCTGGCTCCACGTTGCGACGTGCGGCGAGGGCCCTGATGTGCTGGTCCTGTCGGGAGGGCCCGGATGCGTGAATTACCTGTCCGATGAGACATTGGCCCCGCACGGATTTCGCGCGTGGTTTCCCGACCCTCGCGGGGTGGGCCGTTCCGGCGGCGGCCCGCATGACATGGCGCAAGCGATCCTGGATCTCGAAACCATTCGTCACGAGCTTGGCATCGCCGCCTGGATGGTTATTGGACATTCCTGGGGATCGGACCTCGCAGTGCGCTACGCGCTGGAGCAACCTGCGCGTGTCAAGGCGGTGATTGGTGTCGCTGGTCATGGCCTGCATCGTGACCGGGAATGGTCCGACGCCTACGAAGCCGGTAAGTCGGGTGAACCATCAATCGCGATCGACTTCGTGCCGGAGATTCACGATTCCTTGTGGACATCCTTTCCGGACTGGATTCACCAGCCCACCCTCTGGCGACGCCTGGCTGACACGGCCGTCCCCATGCGCTTCATCGGAGCCGGCCACGACATCCGTCCGAACTGGCCATTGAGACAACTGGCGGCGCTCGTGCCCCGCGGCGAGTTCGAGTTCGTGCCCGACGTTGTCCACGACTTCTGGCATACAGACGGCCAGCTATGGCGTGCAACTATCACCGATGCCTGCACGCGCTATCTCTGA
- a CDS encoding amino acid ABC transporter ATP-binding protein, with the protein MSLLELDGVRKTFGAHTVLRHVDLAVDEGECVVLIGASGSGKSTILRCINLLEEVDDGVVTFAGRDITDPRVDVDKVRAQMGVVFQAYNLFPHMSVLDNVTLAPVRVHKHDRAEARDAAMGMLERVGLAHKAKARPDDLSGGQQQRVAIARALVNSPRLMLLDEVTSALDPELVGEVLDLLGELKQEGVTMILNTHEMGFARSVADQVCFLDGGQIVERGAPEQVLDHSENPRLQQFLSRLLH; encoded by the coding sequence GTGAGCCTGCTCGAACTCGACGGTGTGCGGAAGACCTTCGGCGCGCACACCGTGCTGCGGCACGTCGACCTCGCCGTCGACGAAGGCGAGTGCGTCGTGCTCATCGGGGCCTCCGGCTCGGGCAAGTCGACGATCCTGCGCTGCATCAACCTGCTGGAGGAGGTCGACGACGGTGTCGTCACCTTCGCCGGACGCGACATCACCGACCCGCGGGTCGATGTCGACAAGGTGCGTGCCCAGATGGGTGTCGTCTTCCAGGCGTACAACCTGTTCCCGCACATGAGTGTGCTCGACAACGTCACGCTCGCGCCGGTGCGTGTGCACAAGCACGACCGAGCCGAGGCCCGCGATGCGGCGATGGGCATGCTCGAGCGGGTCGGCCTGGCGCACAAGGCGAAAGCCCGCCCCGACGACCTCTCAGGTGGTCAGCAGCAGCGCGTCGCGATCGCTCGCGCGCTGGTGAACTCCCCGCGGCTGATGCTGCTCGACGAGGTCACCTCCGCGCTCGACCCCGAACTCGTCGGGGAGGTGCTCGATCTGCTTGGCGAACTCAAGCAGGAGGGCGTCACGATGATCCTCAACACCCACGAGATGGGGTTCGCCCGCTCGGTGGCCGACCAGGTGTGCTTCCTCGACGGCGGACAGATCGTCGAACGCGGCGCCCCCGAGCAGGTGCTGGACCATTCGGAGAACCCCCGTCTGCAGCAGTTCCTGTCGCGTCTGCTGCACTGA
- a CDS encoding TrmH family RNA methyltransferase, translating to MSQQNSGDSQVEDEIGVGPWPGDWPVDDSGAVQAPYDEQLLREGDRRNVEDRYRYWSLEAIVADLDTSRHDFHVAVENWEHDFNIGSVIRTANAFNAKAFHIVGKRRWNRRGAMVTDRYQHEFHHPTAQDLADWAAAEGLTLVGIDNVPGSVPIEPYDLPRGCVLVFGQEGPGLSAPMREVCEVILHIEQYGSTRSINAGAAAAVAMHAWIRRHVWGQRPSLPIARPDSRRTVQP from the coding sequence GTGTCTCAGCAGAACTCGGGCGACAGCCAGGTCGAGGACGAGATCGGTGTCGGGCCCTGGCCCGGCGACTGGCCGGTCGACGATTCCGGTGCCGTGCAGGCGCCCTACGACGAGCAGTTGTTGCGCGAGGGCGACCGGCGCAACGTCGAGGACCGCTACCGCTATTGGAGCCTCGAAGCGATCGTCGCCGACCTCGACACCTCCCGGCACGACTTCCATGTCGCGGTCGAGAACTGGGAACACGACTTCAACATCGGCTCGGTCATCCGCACGGCGAACGCGTTCAACGCCAAGGCTTTCCACATCGTCGGCAAGCGGCGGTGGAATCGGCGCGGCGCGATGGTCACCGACCGCTACCAGCACGAGTTCCACCACCCGACGGCCCAGGACCTCGCTGACTGGGCGGCCGCCGAGGGTCTGACGCTGGTGGGTATCGACAACGTGCCGGGCTCGGTGCCGATCGAGCCCTACGACCTGCCGCGCGGGTGCGTGCTGGTCTTCGGGCAGGAGGGGCCTGGGTTGTCGGCGCCGATGCGCGAGGTGTGCGAGGTGATCCTGCACATCGAGCAGTACGGCTCCACCCGTTCGATCAACGCCGGCGCGGCCGCGGCGGTGGCGATGCACGCGTGGATCCGTCGACATGTCTGGGGTCAGCGGCCGAGCCTGCCGATCGCCCGCCCAGACTCGCGTCGTACCGTGCAGCCATGA
- a CDS encoding amino acid ABC transporter permease — translation MTAAPNEATTKDDWTPSAVERERAAYRASRQRRSALIATLSTIVVLGVAGTLLVTSPGWAAVHETFFNWEKAKESFPDVLRGLWLNIRVMLICGVVILACSMLLAVMRTLRGPVFFPLRMFAVVYTDLPRGLPLLLLLLLLGFGMPALGLQGLPDTSIFWGGVALVLSYSAYVAEVLRAGIESVHPSQRAAARSLGLGYGQTLRFVVMPQAVRRVIPALMNDLVSLQKDSGLIAVLGVVDAIKAAQISTAVDFNFTPYVVAGFLFVCLTVPMARFTDWYARKQGFQGAGGML, via the coding sequence ATGACCGCTGCCCCGAACGAAGCAACGACCAAGGACGACTGGACCCCGTCGGCCGTCGAGCGGGAACGGGCCGCCTACCGGGCGAGCCGGCAACGGAGATCCGCGCTCATCGCGACATTGAGCACGATCGTGGTGCTCGGTGTCGCCGGCACGTTGCTGGTCACCAGCCCGGGCTGGGCCGCCGTGCACGAAACCTTCTTCAACTGGGAGAAGGCGAAGGAGTCGTTCCCCGATGTGCTGCGCGGGCTCTGGCTGAACATCAGGGTGATGCTCATCTGCGGCGTCGTCATCCTCGCGTGCTCGATGCTGCTTGCGGTGATGCGCACGCTGCGCGGCCCGGTGTTCTTCCCGTTACGGATGTTCGCGGTGGTCTACACCGACCTGCCCCGCGGTCTGCCGTTGCTGCTGTTGCTGCTGCTGCTGGGGTTCGGCATGCCGGCGCTGGGTCTGCAGGGGCTGCCCGACACCAGCATCTTCTGGGGTGGCGTCGCGCTGGTGCTGTCCTATTCGGCGTACGTCGCGGAGGTGCTGCGCGCCGGCATCGAATCGGTGCACCCGTCGCAGCGTGCTGCTGCCCGGTCGCTCGGGCTCGGCTACGGCCAGACGTTGCGGTTCGTGGTGATGCCGCAGGCGGTGCGTCGGGTCATCCCGGCCCTGATGAACGACCTCGTGTCGCTGCAGAAGGACTCCGGTCTCATCGCGGTGCTCGGTGTGGTCGACGCGATCAAAGCGGCCCAGATCTCCACCGCCGTCGACTTCAACTTCACGCCGTACGTCGTCGCCGGCTTCCTGTTCGTCTGCCTCACGGTGCCGATGGCACGGTTCACCGACTGGTACGCGCGCAAGCAGGGCTTCCAGGGTGCGGGAGGGATGCTGTGA
- a CDS encoding AAA family ATPase — protein sequence MSGEHLVVLRGNSGSGKTTIARRLQLAMGRGTANIGQDHFRRTVLREHDVAGGDNIAFIAESARYCVSIGYHVILEGIFCSEHYGDMLRELIDTHRGPAHVFYLDVPLEETLRRHEGRPMRAKVEPDRLRQWYVANDVLNVPGEVILDETGDVDSTTQLVIARIGKVSPKSSVEGARFL from the coding sequence GTGAGCGGTGAGCACCTGGTCGTCCTGCGCGGCAACTCCGGATCGGGCAAGACAACCATCGCCCGGCGACTACAGCTCGCCATGGGGAGAGGTACGGCGAACATCGGCCAGGATCACTTCCGTCGAACCGTTCTGCGCGAACATGACGTGGCGGGCGGGGACAACATCGCCTTCATCGCGGAGAGCGCCAGATACTGCGTCAGTATCGGCTACCACGTCATCCTCGAAGGGATCTTCTGCTCCGAGCACTACGGCGACATGCTGCGCGAGTTGATCGATACTCATCGCGGACCGGCTCATGTGTTCTATCTGGATGTCCCCTTGGAGGAGACGTTGCGCCGACACGAGGGGCGCCCGATGCGAGCGAAGGTCGAGCCTGACAGGCTTCGGCAGTGGTACGTCGCCAACGACGTTCTGAACGTGCCGGGCGAAGTGATCCTTGATGAGACCGGCGACGTCGACTCGACGACCCAGCTGGTCATCGCCCGCATCGGCAAGGTGAGCCCGAAGTCCTCCGTCGAGGGAGCCCGCTTCCTCTGA